One genomic window of Planctomycetota bacterium includes the following:
- a CDS encoding RsmE family RNA methyltransferase yields MAKGPSRMPRVFIEKFTPPRTVPAPEERHHLRNVLRLGDGNHVQLFDAHGNEANGTIAGDAIEHAPPTRRERDVTLSVASAVPKGDRVEWLVEKLAELGVASWHPLLTERSTVDPRPGKLEKLRRRVIEAAKQAGTPGVMSIGEPVKLERFLETADGPLHVLSTVDSEPPRPTPGEAATLLIGPEGGWTDRELTLMADRRATAVTLGPTVLRIETAAVVGTGVFATLLRGS; encoded by the coding sequence ATGGCCAAGGGACCAAGCCGAATGCCGCGCGTGTTCATCGAGAAGTTCACGCCGCCACGCACCGTTCCCGCCCCCGAAGAACGTCACCACCTACGAAACGTCTTGCGGCTCGGCGATGGTAACCATGTCCAGCTCTTTGACGCGCACGGCAACGAGGCGAACGGCACGATCGCTGGCGACGCCATCGAACACGCACCGCCGACGCGTCGAGAACGGGACGTCACGCTGAGCGTTGCGTCGGCCGTGCCCAAGGGGGATCGCGTGGAGTGGCTCGTCGAAAAGCTCGCGGAACTCGGCGTGGCGTCCTGGCATCCCCTGCTCACCGAGCGGAGCACGGTGGACCCGCGTCCGGGTAAACTCGAGAAACTCCGCCGCCGTGTGATCGAAGCGGCCAAGCAAGCGGGCACGCCCGGCGTAATGAGCATCGGCGAACCGGTAAAGCTCGAGCGGTTCCTCGAAACCGCCGACGGCCCCTTGCATGTGTTGAGCACCGTGGATTCCGAACCGCCCCGACCGACGCCGGGCGAAGCCGCCACGCTGCTGATCGGACCCGAGGGCGGATGGACGGATCGCGAGCTCACGCTGATGGCCGACCGGCGGGCGACCGCCGTCACGCTCGGGCCGACGGTGCTGCGGATCGAAACCGCGGCCGTCGTGGGCACCGGCGTGTTCGCGACGCTGCTGCGGGGGTCGTAG
- a CDS encoding type II toxin-antitoxin system RelE/ParE family toxin — translation MGRADIAYAIEYHPGALIDLDIMHGFIAARSESLRPADRFVAAVRAEVERLDRLPDGYPIASEPPPRHAFWIPFKRKYLIFFEVFEVERVCRVLYLWHAARSDRPDFARQDDQLP, via the coding sequence GTGGGCCGGGCCGACATTGCTTACGCGATCGAGTACCACCCCGGCGCGTTGATTGATCTGGACATCATGCATGGCTTCATCGCGGCACGCTCCGAGTCTCTGCGTCCGGCGGATCGGTTCGTCGCGGCAGTGCGAGCCGAGGTTGAGCGTCTTGATCGGCTCCCTGACGGGTACCCGATTGCCAGCGAACCACCCCCGCGACACGCGTTCTGGATTCCGTTCAAGCGGAAGTACCTAATCTTTTTCGAGGTCTTTGAAGTCGAGCGGGTGTGCCGGGTGTTGTACCTTTGGCACGCTGCCCGATCGGACCGGCCGGACTTCGCGCGGCAGGATGACCAACTGCCATGA
- a CDS encoding ATP-binding protein codes for MPVRVLIIDNDEANARRVRGLLAEGMREPFEADLAEGYAAGKRMLTDACHNVALLNYRLGEQTGIDLLDDEDVRTSNVPILLLAGSEDQSVDPDAMRAGAADFLQKGTLTAVELERAVRYAIQSRRLERQRSRLIREKAARRAAEAANQAKDDFLALLSHELRTPLNAISNWVQLLELDDVNQIDTETLAEAIDAIGRNVRLQAQLVDDLLDVSRIVAGKLELKRQPVDLARVCEDALEGCQSLALAKQIQVTSDLAAADTMGAFFGDPTRLQQIVWNLANNAVKFTQDGGHVALRLTADDTNVVITVADNGPGIGAKDLPFIFDRFRQGDTRLDVNTNGRTRPGGLGIGLALVRHLVELHGGSAEAESKTDGPDRGSVFTVTLPPHGMPA; via the coding sequence ATGCCCGTCCGCGTGCTCATCATCGACAACGACGAAGCCAACGCGCGGCGAGTACGCGGGTTGCTTGCGGAAGGCATGCGCGAACCGTTCGAGGCGGACTTGGCCGAGGGCTACGCGGCGGGCAAGCGGATGCTCACCGATGCGTGTCACAACGTCGCCCTGCTCAACTATCGACTCGGAGAGCAAACGGGTATTGACCTGCTCGACGACGAAGACGTGCGGACTTCCAATGTTCCGATTCTTTTGCTGGCGGGGTCCGAAGACCAATCGGTCGATCCCGACGCCATGCGCGCGGGTGCGGCGGACTTCCTGCAGAAAGGCACGCTCACGGCGGTGGAGCTAGAGCGCGCGGTTCGGTACGCGATCCAGAGCAGACGGCTCGAACGACAGCGGAGTCGATTGATCCGCGAGAAGGCCGCCCGCCGCGCCGCCGAAGCCGCCAATCAGGCAAAGGACGACTTCCTCGCTCTGCTCAGCCACGAACTCCGCACGCCACTCAATGCGATCTCGAACTGGGTGCAGCTGCTCGAACTCGACGACGTAAATCAAATCGACACCGAAACACTCGCCGAAGCGATCGACGCCATCGGGCGCAACGTGCGTCTGCAGGCACAACTCGTCGACGACTTGCTGGACGTGAGCCGAATCGTCGCCGGCAAGCTCGAACTCAAGCGACAACCGGTCGATCTCGCGCGGGTTTGCGAGGATGCGCTCGAGGGCTGTCAGTCCCTGGCTTTGGCCAAACAGATTCAGGTGACCAGCGACCTCGCCGCGGCTGACACGATGGGTGCGTTCTTCGGCGACCCGACCCGGCTGCAACAGATCGTCTGGAACCTGGCCAACAATGCGGTGAAGTTCACGCAAGACGGCGGCCACGTCGCGCTGCGGCTCACGGCCGACGACACCAACGTCGTCATCACCGTCGCCGACAACGGGCCGGGCATCGGCGCGAAAGACCTTCCGTTCATTTTCGACCGCTTCCGCCAGGGCGACACCCGGTTGGATGTCAACACTAACGGCCGCACACGGCCCGGCGGGCTCGGCATTGGACTGGCGCTGGTGCGGCACCTGGTCGAACTGCACGGGGGTAGCGCCGAAGCCGAGAGCAAAACGGATGGCCCCGACCGTGGCAGCGTCTTCACCGTCACGCTGCCGCCGCACGGGATGCCCGCCTGA
- a CDS encoding sodium/glutamate symporter, producing MPDAFMHAILLACGLLLIGFALRAGVGLLRVLYVPAAVVGGVVGLGLIQGLLRVDAIAGFATEVSGVLSKWPGFLISVVFAGLLLERSSKSLADTAVGTAKQGVVAWLIILGQVTVGLLTVLLVLKPLGLLDADVPGSFGQLIETGFAGGHGTAAAMGEVFASLDFTAGRDLGFFFATYGLIYGTLSGIVLVNIGVRAGWLAQRSGETADLQTADLQTAADTGLEPRRAPKPVAFGRVGGQVIDPFVFQVLIVGAALGVGYGLQQLFLAATGLVATERAMGFIDNIPLFLFALVGGWIVREVLHAMKLGDLIDPPSVQRIIGFAMEFLIVAAIASLRVEAIATYFAPAVVLLIVGSLWAIVGLVVIGRWLLPRDYWFELGLINYGMSTATTAQGMLLLRIVDRDLDTPAAETYAAAAPLTAPFIGGGILTVAGFPALIAYVGLAATAGICLAGMAMLLVMGYFLRNR from the coding sequence ATGCCTGACGCGTTCATGCACGCGATCCTGCTTGCCTGCGGGCTGCTGCTGATCGGCTTCGCGCTGCGGGCGGGGGTCGGGCTGCTGCGGGTTCTGTACGTCCCGGCGGCGGTGGTCGGGGGCGTCGTCGGGCTCGGGCTGATACAGGGATTGCTGCGGGTCGATGCGATCGCCGGCTTCGCGACCGAAGTCAGCGGCGTGCTTTCCAAGTGGCCGGGCTTTCTGATCAGCGTCGTCTTCGCCGGGCTGCTGTTGGAGCGGTCGAGCAAGTCGCTGGCCGACACCGCCGTTGGTACGGCCAAGCAAGGCGTCGTGGCTTGGCTGATCATCCTCGGGCAAGTCACCGTCGGATTGCTCACGGTGCTCCTAGTGCTCAAGCCGTTGGGCTTGCTCGACGCCGACGTGCCCGGCAGCTTCGGCCAACTGATCGAAACCGGCTTCGCCGGCGGACACGGCACCGCAGCGGCAATGGGCGAGGTCTTCGCGAGCCTCGACTTCACCGCCGGCCGCGACCTCGGATTTTTCTTCGCCACCTACGGCTTGATCTACGGCACCCTCTCCGGCATCGTGCTGGTCAACATCGGCGTCCGTGCCGGCTGGCTCGCCCAGCGTTCGGGCGAAACCGCCGACCTGCAAACCGCCGACCTGCAAACCGCCGCCGATACCGGCCTCGAACCACGCCGCGCCCCCAAGCCCGTCGCCTTCGGACGTGTCGGCGGGCAGGTGATCGACCCGTTCGTCTTTCAAGTGCTCATCGTCGGTGCGGCGCTAGGCGTCGGCTACGGACTGCAACAGCTCTTCCTCGCCGCGACCGGCCTGGTTGCGACCGAGCGGGCCATGGGGTTCATCGACAACATCCCGTTGTTTCTCTTCGCGCTCGTCGGCGGTTGGATCGTCCGCGAAGTGCTGCACGCCATGAAGCTCGGCGACCTGATCGATCCGCCGAGCGTGCAGCGGATCATCGGCTTTGCCATGGAGTTCTTGATCGTCGCGGCGATCGCGTCGTTGCGGGTCGAGGCGATCGCGACGTACTTCGCGCCGGCGGTCGTGCTGCTCATCGTCGGGAGCCTTTGGGCGATCGTCGGACTCGTCGTCATCGGGCGCTGGCTGCTGCCAAGGGATTACTGGTTCGAGCTCGGCCTGATCAACTACGGCATGAGCACCGCGACGACGGCGCAGGGCATGCTGCTGCTGCGGATCGTCGACCGCGATCTCGACACCCCCGCGGCCGAGACGTATGCCGCCGCCGCCCCGCTGACCGCGCCGTTCATCGGCGGCGGGATCCTCACCGTCGCGGGCTTTCCTGCGCTCATCGCCTACGTCGGTCTCGCCGCGACGGCGGGCATCTGCCTCGCGGGCATGGCGATGCTGCTGGTCATGGGCTACTTCCTCCGAAACCGGTAG
- a CDS encoding tetratricopeptide repeat protein translates to MRLLILGLLLFGVTTAATADVVVLNDGSEVQGDIRRATGGYDVILKDGTRQFIPDSQVKSLRMGPSQTDADVQLANLRRSVEPLEDLDLVIERYEQFLERIGEGEVADKARVELAQWVRWREEGRVLFDGEWMKPQEQRERAAQNIVAVNEVRGMIKSGKRGEALKLVHDRLRENPRDVSSHYLLGLMQYRSGDVAGARRSFEEAAVLAPDHAPTANNLAVVLVRQNQLPRAVLALGNALRDAPDTKSLLDNAAELIELVPEAQRDTTVYANLRTRFEAQDRILGSRLAEQGWHRFGAKWVDAATFATIEAQRKEANDRLDALQADYDVTNQRIVAVQNDIAEAEQTLASIRANSLRRTGDGRIIQLPLPDVYFEIEREKQADERDLGDLASRIGLLQQEAMRVRERMPKPLYDGTLELIGADGVPVTMPMPE, encoded by the coding sequence ATGCGTTTGTTGATCCTGGGACTCTTGTTGTTCGGTGTCACCACGGCCGCGACCGCCGACGTCGTCGTGCTCAACGATGGCAGCGAAGTACAGGGTGACATTCGCCGTGCCACTGGCGGCTACGACGTCATTCTCAAGGACGGCACTCGGCAGTTCATCCCCGACTCCCAGGTCAAGTCCCTGCGGATGGGCCCGTCGCAGACCGACGCCGATGTGCAGTTGGCCAACCTTCGGCGCAGTGTCGAGCCGCTGGAAGATCTCGACCTCGTCATCGAGCGATACGAGCAGTTCCTGGAGCGTATCGGTGAAGGCGAGGTTGCCGACAAGGCTCGCGTCGAACTCGCCCAATGGGTGCGGTGGCGCGAGGAAGGCCGGGTGTTGTTCGACGGCGAATGGATGAAGCCGCAGGAACAGCGTGAGCGTGCGGCACAAAACATCGTTGCGGTCAACGAAGTTCGCGGCATGATCAAGTCGGGCAAGCGCGGCGAAGCGCTCAAGCTCGTACACGACCGATTGCGCGAGAACCCGCGTGATGTGTCGTCGCACTACCTGCTTGGGCTGATGCAGTATCGCAGTGGCGATGTCGCCGGCGCGCGGCGAAGCTTCGAGGAGGCCGCCGTGCTCGCGCCGGACCACGCGCCGACGGCCAACAACCTCGCCGTCGTGCTTGTGCGGCAAAATCAACTGCCGCGTGCCGTCCTCGCGCTCGGCAACGCCCTGCGTGACGCGCCCGACACCAAGAGCCTGCTCGACAACGCCGCCGAACTGATCGAGCTTGTTCCCGAAGCGCAACGTGACACGACCGTCTATGCAAACCTCCGCACGCGATTCGAGGCGCAGGATCGAATCCTCGGCTCGCGACTCGCCGAGCAGGGTTGGCATCGTTTCGGGGCCAAGTGGGTCGATGCCGCCACGTTTGCCACGATCGAAGCCCAGCGCAAGGAAGCGAATGATCGGCTCGATGCGCTCCAGGCCGATTACGACGTGACCAACCAGCGGATCGTGGCCGTGCAAAATGACATCGCCGAGGCCGAGCAAACGCTCGCCAGCATCCGTGCCAACAGCCTGCGTCGCACCGGCGACGGTCGGATCATCCAACTGCCGCTGCCGGACGTATACTTCGAGATCGAGCGTGAGAAGCAGGCCGATGAGCGCGACTTGGGCGATCTCGCGAGCCGGATCGGCCTGCTCCAACAGGAAGCCATGCGGGTTCGTGAGCGGATGCCCAAGCCCCTGTACGACGGCACTCTCGAGCTGATCGGCGCGGACGGCGTCCCGGTAACGATGCCGATGCCGGAGTGA
- a CDS encoding amidohydrolase family protein has product MAHLLLLLTLLHPGPPTTQPAEPQHDATIVTLPATRPAEVPETGMAVYVGDTVIFGYDPTPALKVDANPVQAAKFPVIDVHGHWSKDVPQAQLLAAMEARNVAYVVNLSGGNGDDVIAMLEQYDDPRLIMFYTISWDGFDGEAWVERTVADFERAVQAGAGGLKVWKDLGLTVLDETGQRLAIDDPRLAPIWDKAGELGVPVLIHSGDPVAFFEPIDEHNERWMQLHRHPSWSFHGEQFPSFREVLDEQDRMFANHPNTKFIGPHMAGDAEDLATLAERMRKLPNLSVDISGRVAELGRQPYTARKFLIEFQDRVLFGTDRYPGRERQPRHRIYFRFLETDDEYFKYYDHPFPPTGDWRIYGVFLPDDVLKKIYFDNAATLLGLEIE; this is encoded by the coding sequence ATGGCCCACTTGCTCCTGCTATTGACGCTGCTGCACCCCGGTCCACCGACCACGCAGCCGGCCGAGCCCCAACACGATGCCACGATCGTCACGCTCCCCGCGACGCGCCCCGCCGAGGTGCCCGAGACGGGGATGGCGGTGTATGTGGGCGACACGGTCATCTTCGGCTACGACCCGACGCCGGCGTTGAAGGTCGACGCGAACCCGGTGCAGGCCGCGAAGTTTCCGGTTATCGACGTGCATGGCCACTGGTCGAAGGACGTGCCCCAAGCCCAGCTCCTCGCCGCGATGGAAGCAAGGAATGTCGCGTACGTCGTGAACCTCTCCGGCGGCAACGGCGACGACGTGATCGCGATGCTGGAGCAGTACGACGACCCTCGGCTGATCATGTTCTACACGATCTCGTGGGACGGCTTCGACGGCGAGGCGTGGGTGGAGCGGACGGTCGCCGACTTCGAGCGAGCGGTGCAAGCGGGCGCCGGTGGATTGAAGGTTTGGAAGGATCTGGGCCTGACGGTGTTGGACGAGACGGGCCAGCGGCTCGCGATCGACGACCCGCGCCTCGCGCCGATCTGGGACAAGGCCGGCGAGCTCGGGGTGCCGGTGCTCATCCACTCGGGCGACCCCGTGGCGTTCTTCGAGCCGATCGATGAGCACAACGAACGCTGGATGCAGCTGCATCGCCATCCGTCATGGAGCTTCCACGGCGAGCAGTTCCCGAGCTTCCGCGAGGTGCTCGACGAACAGGACCGCATGTTCGCGAACCATCCGAACACGAAGTTCATCGGCCCACACATGGCGGGTGACGCGGAGGACCTTGCGACGCTGGCCGAGCGGATGCGGAAGCTGCCGAACCTGAGCGTGGACATCAGCGGCCGGGTCGCCGAGCTCGGGCGTCAGCCGTACACGGCACGCAAGTTCCTCATCGAGTTCCAGGACCGCGTGCTCTTCGGCACCGACCGGTACCCGGGACGCGAGCGTCAGCCACGCCATCGCATTTACTTCCGCTTCCTCGAGACCGATGACGAGTACTTCAAGTACTACGACCACCCGTTCCCACCGACCGGCGACTGGCGCATCTATGGCGTGTTCCTGCCCGATGACGTGCTGAAGAAGATCTACTTCGACAACGCGGCGACGCTGCTCGGACTGGAGATCGAGTAA